One genomic window of bacterium includes the following:
- a CDS encoding diguanylate cyclase: MPLRGDEFCVILPATNASQAYKLCQRLIEVFRPKCKEGVSFSIGIAELDHKASDTPKALTNKADAAMYQSKELSKEDKDFHITVAQADILNSPGLPA, from the coding sequence ATGCCGCTACGGGGGGATGAATTTTGCGTCATCCTGCCCGCCACGAATGCAAGCCAGGCCTATAAACTGTGCCAGCGCTTGATCGAAGTGTTCCGCCCCAAGTGCAAGGAGGGCGTTTCCTTCAGCATCGGAATCGCCGAACTCGATCACAAGGCCAGCGATACTCCCAAAGCGCTCACCAACAAGGCGGACGCCGCCATGTACCAGTCCAAGGAGCTTTCCAAGGAAGACAAAGACTTCCACATCACCGTTGCGCAAGCCGATATTTTGAATTCACCGGGCTTGCCCGCCTAG